The following proteins are encoded in a genomic region of Triticum dicoccoides isolate Atlit2015 ecotype Zavitan chromosome 1B, WEW_v2.0, whole genome shotgun sequence:
- the LOC119336098 gene encoding F-box protein PP2-A13-like, whose protein sequence is MGAGVSSFFFGAAAEAAPGAAGLGDLPELCAAQVLLRLDAPEICRLARLNHAFRGAAGADFVWEAKLPENYRHLIGYVEGGGEEGRRRRRRAGTKEIYARLSRPVSFEDGTKEFWLEKSKGRVCMALSSKALVITGIDDRRYWTHMPTTESRFQSVAYLQQIWWFEVVGELDFCFPVGTYSLYFRVHLGKFSKRFGRRVCSTEHVHGWNKKPVRFQLSTSDGQNALSQCYLDEPGSWVLYHAGDFVSTNPGQALKLKFSMAQIDCTHTKGGLCVDSVLVYPKGFQQEKVVTGKISEMRSS, encoded by the exons ATGGGGGCGGGGGTCTCGAGCTTTTTCttcggcgcggcggcggaggctgcGCCGGGTGCTGCGGGCCTGGGCGACCTGCCGGAGCTCTGCGCCGCGCAGGTGCTGCTCCGCCTCGACGCGCCGGAGATCTGCCGACTCGCGCGCCTCAACCACGCGTTCCGCGGCGCCGCGGGGGCTGACTTCGTGTGGGAGGCCAAGCTGCCGGAGAACTACCGCCACCTGATCGGGTACGTCGAGGGCGGGGGCGAGGAGGGCAGGCGCCGGCGGAGGCGGGCCGGGACCAAGGAGATCTACGCCAGGCTCTCCAGGCCCGTCTCTTTCGAAGACGGCACCAAG GAATTTTGGCTAGAGAAGAGCAAAGGTAGGGTTTGTATGGCGCTATCCTCCAAAGCTCTGGTCATAACTGGCATCGATGACAGGAGATATTGGACACACATGCCGACCACAGAATCGAG GTTCCAGTCCGTGGCATACCTTCAGCAAATCTGGTGGTTTGAAGTGGTTGGGGAGCTCGATTTCTGCTTCCCTGTGGGAACCTACAGTTTATACTTCAGGGTTCATCTTGGGAAGTTCAGCAAGCGGTTTGGACGCCGTGTTTGCAGCACCGAGCACGTCCACGGCTGGAACAAGAAGCCGGTGCGCTTCCAGCTCTCCACCTCGGACGGCCAGAATGCATTATCTCAATGCTACCTGGATGAGCCCGGGAGCTGGGTTCTGTACCATGCAGGCGATTTTGTTTCCACAAATCCCGGCCAGGCACTGAAGCTGAAGTTCTCGATGGCGCAGATTGACTGCACGCACACGAAAGGTGGCCTGTGCGTCGACTCGGTGCTTGTGTACCCCAAGGGCTTTCAGCAAGAGAAGGTGGTGACCGGCAAGATCTCAGAGATGCGATCGTCGTAG